A region from the Devosia lucknowensis genome encodes:
- a CDS encoding Ig-like domain repeat protein, with protein sequence MRTLARALGAIAINVLASLVLSLIFATQVLAASPGCTAVNSGLLNYSGSSPAAHLGVVLGEFYPGDQLFMTYTTNTPKAGVILDLILTSVSVRTQTTGSTGTTFSQNATVGALLPIGAQAGITDLTAVLNPRNVVMTVTCTPAPAPATMSIAASPASSVFGQSTALTATLSSVGGQPSGNVVFTIDGVAQAPVPIVNGVATLNTSALTVGGHTVSASYAGNSSFTSASATLPGGVTVSKASTTTALSSSAANTAFGSSVTFTATASATAPGSGTPAGSIIFTVDNVDQAPITLSGGVATFSTSALGVGNHQVSARYVGNASYNGSASSTAAVTVAKAATSTAVTQSAASTVSGDAVTFRATVSSAGGTPSGSVVFSIDDVAQAPQTLSNGVAELTISSLAVGNRVVTASYAGSATMQGSIGTLSGGHTVTAIETTTTLSAPGPITYGATATITAAVTSGRGTPTGNVVFAVNGVNRAPVALSNGSASISLSGLDARTHAITAVYAGTATFGTSTGTLAGGQVVNKAATTTTVNAISPVVLGQSVSVLATVASGGLSPDGTIVFTVDGTAYDPIAVANGQASLVVPGLGVGNHSVSAAYSGSTKFIASSGSQAAVVNQAPSSLAISSSANPSVAGQAMTFTATATSNVGTPTGQVVFTIDNVAQTPVQLSNGTASLNWPAMSVGNHTVSAVYGGNSSLVGSSATLAGGQVVERAATQLSVAASAPASQFNAPVTFTAQVAAMAPGSGLPSGDVVFTIDGVAQAPVALSGGSASITRSNLSIGTHTVSAVYAGSGDYAPSAGILPGSVTIGAAATTTTLAFLPATPRLGDTATLTATVGTANGAAAGAVIFTVNSVDQTPVALVNGVAQFAIPNLATGTYTLGARLVASAQYQASDANSVSMTVQPGLTTTQVSASPGSVRLGETVVVSATVTATHGTPMGDVEFLADGTVIGRATLNSGSASLPIAGLARGSHVISANYLGSTDHATSSGEAATPVAVTAGATTVVVSASPQPARFGQAVTLSALVSALSGTPGGTVTFSVDGADLPAVLLTSGAASVPVPGLTPGRHTVLATYSGSTDYLASDSALSGGVTIDRAVASLSIETLPVNPVFGEATSVRASLTSPAGTPSGDVVFVVDGVALDPVTTLNGVATANLPSLSAGTHAIEARFAGDARFEAITDTLAGGLVIGQAATDLALTVNAARVEFGAPVALSAKVTSDGGTPTGSVVFTIDGIAQQPVALSNGTAVLTTSGLAIGMHTVSATYAAQGNFGTSSATLSGGVDIDVAATRVVVSGPGASVAVGETARFTASVEADHGTPAGQVIFSIDGVERAPVTLVQGVASIDVTFPTAGAHVVHATYSGAATFAPSDATLTGGITIVKATAQPALTLPATSAYGAPVTASVTVTSTGGAPGGSVTVLVDDVPVGTAILENGAASLVLPALSSGDHDVVARYEGDLNFAGGASGTRTISVLPADVTLAISASAGQITAGEPVTITVRATTAYGSAAGDVTVTVGAADYQGTFTNGVATILVTGLAEGVYSVTAVYDGSSEYAPETAALGSDLIVSAAPTDIQVTADLPRSVDGVPYSGSFSAYGGVGPYEFEVSDGALPPNLTLDRTTGVVEGTPVAGSYTWEVTVTGSAGAPGIYRANLTVLDAVTIVLPGGLPAATYRGDYTASVAASGTSASVSYVVSAGRLPRGLSLNSATGAISGEATEVIDAVFTITATDTNGFVGTASYILSVVPPVITVDGAFGNAIVGGAYAGSVTVTGGMAPYNFALDGTLPDGLVFNAAIGAVSGAPTQAGSAAFAILASDAHGFTGRYDVAFDIEVQPIVVLPSTLAAARENRAYAQALSATGGTGPYTYSVVTGDLPVGVTLNTTTGRLSGTPRENGRFIFEIEASDANALAGRHVYTLDVAPAAVLVVGTTLDPVTAGLDYSDFITVSGGTGPYTFEIVSGALPAGMELDTTTGEIHETTLVPGTYTFTVAVTDAGGDWVLATVGLRVVAPTIGVTVDANNAAFGETVTGIAQATGGTAPFRFAVSAGALPRGVSIVQATGVITGTATQAGQFTATISATDANGFVGTATVEIAILAPTLTLSALPDDFRIGRPVTETLVGGGGRSPYSYAVTSGSLPAGMALDATSGALTGTPLALGERTFTITATDADAFVISRSYTVEIVSNAGTAQLPTVQPPAATAGVSYSTLIEATGGAAPLRYSITAGGLPSDLRLDPATGEISGITAATGNFTFELTVTDADHRANSATYTLVSIAPVISADGQPPAGIAGTSYAGALLARGGVGPYVFDVQSGSLPLGLTLDPSGQITGTPRQAGVFELVVIATDDNDFAATLTYRLEVAAPELVISATTPNGQIGRTYNGNITASNGIAPFTYAVTGGALPAGVDLDANSGALSGEPTASGSAIFTITATDSFGFSAAITRSVVIATNVGTATMPATLMNGVAGDDYDATVAASGGTGPYRYEVTVGALPDGLSLNATTGIIDGVPTQAGQFTFSITVRDALDLINQQAFTLDIAAPVVEVDANPPPAEAGEPYSAMVTVSGGTAPYSFAMVDAPPGLTIDNTGEISGQPSRAGLYTFSVVVTDTYGFRTVQAFTLRVASVPIPLDMPAGVPVAVVDERYVGLVVPSNAVGSATYTLVNGTQLPAGLTLGAGDGIISGAPTTVGTFSFDIRAVDEDGNIGEASYQLVVEAAAVPQPETTDTQVAITASSAVVGETVSVSISVTSSNGPANGGVVALVDRNTGTTLASGALAADGTLALDVTFPTAGTVDLVAQYAGTSSFAASNSAGDTITVGSASTSVSISGTSGTVLANAPILLVAQVSRQAPSSGPAGLGDIVFTVDGADRERRATVSGSASYSFSLPPGTYLLGARYEPSDTRDAGSASTPVPLLVTSGTITTLSGPTSDVEPGAPVVYTATVTPDVSGVAIDGEVIFTDNGSVVATVPVSGNTAIFSTTAGPLGTHEIVATFSSDSHYDDSASPALSYLVVPPTGAPATATTTTLTSTTTTPQIGESVQLHVEVRGTGALPTGSVTLVNITTGVTLGTVELDAGGNASIGLVLTDLGTTTIRARYEGDASNLSSEQDVTLTVAAPGTQLTLTPSASAVVPGDRVTLSAQVERDSGGLADAGTIAFLADGIAFAHVPTNGNAVVEATSDPLSDHTEFVAEFIPGPGSVDAPAASNAVTVNAVVATPLVVVSAVIASDGSASGTVSVTAPSGVGQVPGGDVTLQATGVADQVLTLSGGTVAFTYPAGTFGNSAVIFTADYGGDFSFAAASGSTTATITPSGNLSVQLSSNTGAIFSVGQVIVVSADISATAGAVNGIVVTSSASFNCPRTALPAGQSMTCSGQYLVTESDLAAGQLIIGVTVSAANTASVSQQIVLGLEADTVSETFRSLGQTFVADRARSLGTALPLPNIFTRRLAGTRAGTVQASTSETSQLLAFSSSLVEWRNWGAAQAAGDLALGTADEPLPVNVWIDAQMAVHASASGDEAWGRLGTFALGADYLVTEDFFAGVMVQGDWASQTGNDGDVSGSGFLIGPYASIALNETLSLDAAVLYGRSSNTSTATLFGQAFRGDFETSRLYAKAALSGYFEVDQLTLRPNATFLLTSETTDDYVVTNGSGALVSIPGGDHLQYQLTVGGTAEYEVALEDGATLTPIVGLDLGFNDTVTDGQSPDGSLLGRLTTGVRYRTDAGFELGVEFRTEIDSGGFSSAGARATIRGQF encoded by the coding sequence GTGCGGACACTGGCGCGTGCGCTCGGTGCAATCGCCATCAATGTCCTTGCCAGTCTCGTCCTAAGCCTGATCTTCGCCACGCAGGTCCTTGCCGCATCTCCCGGATGCACGGCCGTCAATAGCGGACTTCTCAACTACAGCGGATCTTCGCCAGCAGCTCATCTGGGCGTGGTGCTGGGAGAATTCTATCCCGGCGACCAATTGTTCATGACCTATACTACCAACACGCCCAAGGCCGGGGTCATCCTTGATCTCATCCTCACCAGCGTGTCGGTTCGAACCCAGACGACCGGGAGCACCGGGACCACGTTCTCGCAGAATGCAACCGTGGGTGCGCTGCTGCCGATCGGCGCACAGGCAGGCATCACTGACCTCACGGCCGTTCTCAATCCACGCAACGTGGTGATGACGGTTACCTGTACGCCTGCACCGGCGCCGGCGACCATGAGCATCGCCGCCTCGCCGGCCAGTTCGGTATTCGGTCAGTCGACGGCATTGACGGCGACGCTGAGTTCGGTCGGCGGCCAGCCCAGCGGCAATGTCGTTTTCACCATCGACGGCGTTGCCCAGGCGCCGGTTCCGATCGTCAATGGCGTTGCCACGCTCAACACGTCGGCGCTTACCGTCGGTGGACACACGGTCAGCGCCAGCTATGCGGGCAATTCGAGCTTTACGTCGGCCAGCGCCACACTCCCCGGTGGCGTTACCGTCAGCAAAGCGTCGACCACAACTGCGCTGTCAAGCTCGGCCGCTAACACGGCCTTTGGGAGCAGTGTGACCTTCACAGCCACGGCCAGCGCGACGGCGCCGGGCTCGGGCACGCCAGCCGGCTCGATCATCTTCACCGTCGACAATGTCGACCAGGCGCCCATCACGCTCAGCGGCGGCGTCGCCACGTTTTCCACCAGCGCATTAGGCGTGGGCAATCATCAGGTATCGGCACGATACGTCGGCAATGCGTCCTACAATGGAAGCGCCAGCAGCACGGCCGCCGTGACGGTCGCCAAGGCGGCAACGTCCACGGCTGTCACGCAGAGCGCAGCCAGCACTGTGTCCGGCGACGCGGTGACATTCCGCGCGACGGTCTCGTCTGCCGGGGGCACGCCCAGCGGTTCGGTGGTCTTTTCCATCGATGACGTCGCGCAAGCGCCGCAGACGCTCAGCAACGGGGTCGCGGAGCTGACGATCTCCTCGTTGGCGGTGGGCAATCGTGTGGTCACTGCCAGTTATGCGGGCAGCGCCACAATGCAGGGCAGCATCGGAACGCTATCCGGCGGCCACACCGTTACAGCCATCGAAACGACCACGACACTGTCGGCTCCCGGGCCTATCACCTATGGCGCAACCGCCACCATCACTGCCGCGGTGACATCGGGTCGCGGGACCCCGACCGGGAATGTCGTTTTCGCGGTGAATGGCGTCAACCGCGCACCCGTTGCGCTCAGCAACGGCTCTGCCTCGATTTCACTTTCGGGTCTCGATGCGCGGACGCATGCGATCACGGCTGTCTACGCGGGGACTGCAACCTTCGGCACCAGCACCGGGACGCTGGCGGGCGGCCAGGTCGTCAACAAGGCCGCGACCACGACGACCGTCAATGCCATATCGCCTGTGGTGCTTGGACAATCGGTCAGCGTGCTGGCGACTGTTGCGTCCGGCGGTCTCAGTCCCGATGGCACGATAGTCTTTACGGTCGACGGGACGGCATACGATCCCATTGCCGTCGCCAACGGACAGGCTTCGCTGGTCGTCCCAGGCCTCGGGGTCGGAAACCACTCAGTCTCGGCGGCCTATTCGGGCAGCACCAAATTTATCGCCAGTTCCGGCTCGCAGGCCGCCGTCGTCAACCAAGCGCCTTCCAGCCTTGCCATTTCATCCTCCGCCAATCCTTCGGTGGCAGGGCAGGCCATGACCTTCACTGCCACCGCGACATCCAATGTCGGAACTCCAACGGGTCAGGTGGTCTTCACCATCGACAATGTAGCGCAGACGCCTGTGCAGCTGAGCAACGGTACGGCCAGCCTCAACTGGCCGGCCATGAGCGTGGGCAATCATACCGTATCGGCTGTGTATGGCGGCAACAGTTCGCTGGTTGGTAGCTCAGCGACCCTGGCGGGCGGGCAGGTGGTGGAGCGCGCCGCTACCCAGCTTTCCGTCGCCGCCAGCGCTCCGGCGAGCCAGTTCAATGCGCCCGTTACCTTCACGGCGCAGGTGGCAGCGATGGCACCCGGCAGCGGCCTGCCGTCCGGCGATGTGGTCTTTACCATCGATGGCGTCGCTCAAGCCCCGGTCGCGCTGTCGGGGGGATCGGCGTCCATCACGCGGAGCAATCTCAGCATCGGCACGCACACTGTTTCTGCGGTCTATGCGGGGAGCGGAGACTACGCGCCCAGCGCAGGCATCCTTCCGGGATCGGTGACGATCGGGGCCGCGGCGACGACGACGACCCTTGCATTCCTGCCTGCAACGCCGCGCCTGGGCGATACGGCAACGCTGACGGCGACGGTCGGTACGGCAAACGGCGCGGCAGCCGGCGCCGTGATCTTCACGGTCAACAGCGTGGATCAGACGCCGGTCGCTCTGGTCAATGGCGTGGCGCAGTTCGCCATTCCGAATTTGGCCACCGGGACCTACACGCTCGGCGCTCGCTTGGTCGCATCGGCGCAATACCAGGCCAGCGATGCGAACAGCGTGAGCATGACGGTGCAGCCGGGGTTGACGACGACCCAGGTTAGTGCGAGCCCGGGCAGCGTCCGGCTGGGCGAGACCGTCGTGGTTTCGGCGACCGTCACCGCAACCCATGGCACGCCAATGGGCGATGTGGAATTCCTGGCGGACGGCACCGTAATCGGCAGGGCAACGCTCAATAGCGGCTCGGCAAGCCTGCCGATTGCCGGGCTGGCGCGCGGCAGTCACGTGATTTCGGCCAATTATCTGGGGTCGACCGATCACGCCACAAGCTCGGGTGAAGCGGCGACGCCGGTCGCCGTGACGGCGGGAGCCACGACGGTCGTCGTTTCCGCCAGCCCGCAGCCGGCACGTTTCGGCCAGGCCGTGACATTGTCCGCGCTGGTTTCAGCCCTTTCGGGCACGCCCGGGGGAACAGTGACGTTCTCCGTCGATGGCGCTGACTTGCCCGCAGTGCTGTTGACTTCAGGCGCAGCCAGCGTGCCGGTTCCGGGGCTGACGCCCGGACGTCACACGGTGTTGGCTACATATTCTGGCTCGACGGACTATCTGGCATCCGACAGCGCACTGAGCGGTGGGGTGACTATCGATAGGGCTGTCGCATCCCTGTCGATTGAGACTCTCCCGGTCAACCCAGTTTTCGGTGAGGCGACCAGTGTCCGCGCAAGTTTGACATCGCCGGCGGGCACGCCGAGCGGAGATGTCGTGTTCGTGGTGGACGGGGTCGCCCTCGATCCGGTGACAACCCTTAACGGTGTTGCGACCGCGAACCTGCCGAGTCTGTCCGCAGGCACGCATGCCATCGAAGCCCGGTTTGCCGGCGACGCCCGTTTCGAGGCTATCACCGACACCCTGGCCGGCGGGCTCGTGATTGGCCAGGCCGCGACGGACTTGGCGCTGACGGTCAATGCAGCGCGCGTGGAATTCGGTGCGCCGGTGGCACTTTCCGCCAAAGTCACCTCGGATGGCGGAACGCCCACAGGATCGGTGGTATTCACAATCGACGGCATTGCCCAACAACCTGTGGCGTTGAGCAACGGCACCGCCGTCCTGACGACGTCGGGGCTTGCCATAGGCATGCATACGGTTTCGGCAACCTATGCTGCGCAGGGCAATTTTGGAACCAGCTCCGCGACCTTGAGCGGCGGTGTCGACATCGATGTGGCCGCGACACGGGTCGTTGTATCAGGCCCCGGGGCGTCGGTTGCGGTGGGCGAAACTGCCCGCTTCACGGCGAGCGTAGAGGCGGACCACGGCACGCCCGCGGGCCAGGTGATCTTTTCGATCGATGGCGTTGAGAGGGCGCCGGTGACGCTGGTGCAGGGCGTCGCGAGCATCGATGTGACCTTCCCCACCGCCGGCGCCCATGTGGTTCATGCGACCTATTCGGGTGCGGCCACATTTGCTCCGTCCGATGCCACGCTGACTGGCGGGATCACCATCGTGAAGGCGACTGCACAACCCGCTTTGACGCTTCCGGCAACGAGTGCGTACGGCGCGCCGGTGACGGCCAGTGTCACCGTGACGTCGACAGGCGGGGCGCCTGGAGGCAGCGTCACGGTGCTTGTCGACGATGTGCCCGTGGGGACTGCGATCCTCGAGAATGGTGCGGCTTCGCTTGTGCTGCCCGCGCTTTCATCGGGCGACCACGACGTTGTGGCCCGATATGAGGGCGACCTCAACTTCGCGGGGGGCGCGAGCGGAACACGCACGATTTCCGTGCTGCCGGCCGATGTGACCCTGGCCATTTCCGCGAGTGCTGGCCAGATCACGGCCGGCGAGCCGGTCACGATCACCGTTCGAGCCACCACCGCCTATGGATCGGCTGCAGGCGATGTGACCGTTACCGTCGGCGCCGCCGATTATCAGGGGACGTTCACCAACGGTGTGGCCACGATCCTGGTCACCGGTCTTGCGGAGGGCGTCTACTCCGTGACCGCGGTCTATGACGGGTCGTCAGAATACGCACCCGAAACGGCGGCCCTGGGCTCCGACCTCATCGTGAGCGCGGCGCCAACCGACATTCAGGTCACTGCCGATCTGCCCCGCAGTGTCGATGGCGTGCCCTATTCAGGCAGTTTCTCTGCATATGGCGGTGTCGGGCCCTATGAGTTCGAAGTCTCCGATGGCGCCTTGCCACCGAACCTGACGCTCGACCGCACCACGGGTGTGGTCGAGGGGACCCCCGTGGCGGGATCCTATACCTGGGAAGTAACGGTTACGGGCAGTGCCGGGGCGCCCGGAATCTACCGGGCCAACCTCACTGTCCTCGATGCGGTGACGATCGTGCTGCCCGGCGGGCTGCCCGCAGCCACCTATCGCGGGGACTACACTGCATCCGTTGCTGCAAGCGGCACGTCTGCCTCGGTCAGCTATGTCGTTTCCGCCGGTCGACTGCCTCGGGGATTGAGCCTCAACTCTGCCACGGGGGCGATCAGCGGCGAGGCGACCGAGGTCATCGATGCTGTATTCACCATCACCGCCACTGATACAAACGGGTTTGTCGGCACGGCGAGCTACATTCTGTCCGTGGTCCCGCCTGTGATCACTGTGGATGGGGCGTTTGGTAATGCCATCGTGGGGGGCGCGTATGCGGGGTCGGTCACGGTCACCGGCGGCATGGCGCCCTATAATTTTGCGCTGGATGGGACGTTGCCTGACGGCCTGGTGTTCAACGCCGCGATCGGCGCAGTCTCCGGTGCTCCCACCCAGGCAGGTTCTGCAGCCTTTGCCATCCTCGCCTCCGATGCGCATGGCTTTACCGGGCGATACGACGTCGCCTTCGATATCGAGGTCCAGCCCATCGTCGTCCTGCCCAGCACGCTCGCGGCTGCTCGGGAAAATCGCGCCTATGCACAGGCGTTGTCTGCGACGGGCGGAACCGGGCCCTATACCTATTCGGTCGTCACCGGCGATCTGCCCGTCGGGGTCACCCTGAATACAACGACCGGACGTTTGTCCGGCACACCGCGCGAGAATGGTCGCTTCATCTTCGAGATCGAGGCAAGCGATGCCAACGCACTCGCCGGACGCCATGTCTACACGCTTGACGTTGCGCCGGCAGCGGTTCTCGTGGTCGGCACGACGCTCGACCCGGTCACTGCAGGCCTCGACTATTCCGACTTCATAACCGTCTCGGGCGGAACAGGACCCTATACGTTCGAAATCGTCAGCGGCGCGCTCCCCGCCGGCATGGAGCTGGACACCACGACAGGCGAGATCCACGAGACGACGCTGGTTCCGGGCACCTATACCTTCACCGTGGCTGTCACCGATGCTGGTGGCGACTGGGTGCTGGCTACAGTCGGTCTGCGCGTCGTCGCGCCGACAATCGGCGTTACGGTCGATGCCAACAACGCCGCTTTCGGCGAAACCGTCACGGGAATCGCCCAAGCCACGGGCGGTACGGCGCCGTTCCGGTTCGCCGTTAGCGCAGGGGCGTTGCCGCGAGGCGTGTCGATCGTTCAGGCAACCGGCGTGATCACGGGGACTGCGACGCAGGCGGGTCAGTTCACGGCGACGATCTCGGCGACCGATGCGAACGGATTTGTCGGAACTGCAACGGTCGAGATCGCGATCCTCGCTCCGACGCTGACGCTCTCGGCGCTGCCCGATGATTTCCGGATCGGGCGGCCTGTTACGGAAACGCTGGTGGGCGGCGGTGGCCGGTCACCTTATAGCTACGCCGTCACCAGCGGTTCGCTGCCGGCAGGTATGGCGCTCGATGCGACGAGCGGCGCGCTGACAGGCACGCCCCTGGCGCTGGGTGAGCGCACCTTTACCATTACCGCGACGGATGCCGATGCATTCGTGATCAGCCGCAGCTACACCGTCGAGATCGTCAGCAATGCCGGCACAGCGCAGTTGCCGACCGTGCAGCCCCCGGCGGCGACGGCAGGCGTGAGCTATTCTACCCTCATCGAGGCGACTGGGGGTGCCGCGCCACTCCGGTATTCCATTACAGCCGGCGGCCTGCCATCTGACCTGCGGCTCGATCCAGCGACAGGTGAAATCAGCGGCATCACTGCTGCAACCGGCAATTTTACGTTCGAATTGACCGTGACCGACGCGGACCATCGCGCCAATTCCGCGACCTATACGCTGGTCAGCATCGCCCCAGTCATTTCCGCCGATGGACAGCCGCCCGCTGGCATAGCTGGCACGTCCTACGCCGGTGCCTTGCTAGCGCGCGGTGGGGTGGGGCCCTATGTGTTTGATGTCCAGTCGGGCAGCCTGCCGCTCGGGCTGACCCTCGATCCATCGGGTCAGATCACAGGCACGCCCAGGCAGGCGGGCGTATTCGAGCTCGTCGTCATTGCGACTGACGACAATGATTTTGCCGCCACGCTGACCTACCGTCTGGAGGTCGCCGCGCCTGAGCTCGTCATCAGTGCGACCACCCCCAATGGGCAGATCGGCAGGACCTATAACGGGAATATCACCGCCAGCAACGGGATTGCACCCTTCACCTACGCGGTCACTGGTGGCGCACTTCCGGCTGGCGTCGATCTCGATGCCAATTCAGGTGCCCTTTCAGGCGAGCCAACGGCATCGGGCAGCGCGATCTTCACCATCACCGCCACCGATAGCTTTGGCTTCAGCGCCGCCATTACCCGCTCAGTAGTGATCGCAACCAATGTCGGCACAGCCACCATGCCCGCCACGCTGATGAATGGCGTTGCAGGCGACGACTACGACGCCACTGTCGCTGCCAGTGGCGGCACCGGCCCCTATCGCTATGAAGTGACCGTCGGCGCCTTGCCGGATGGGCTCAGCCTCAATGCCACCACCGGCATCATTGACGGTGTTCCGACGCAGGCCGGTCAATTCACTTTCTCGATCACGGTCAGAGATGCTCTGGACCTCATCAACCAGCAGGCCTTCACCCTGGACATCGCCGCGCCCGTGGTCGAGGTCGACGCCAACCCGCCTCCAGCGGAAGCGGGAGAACCCTATTCGGCCATGGTCACAGTCAGTGGCGGTACGGCTCCCTACAGTTTCGCCATGGTGGATGCACCGCCGGGCCTCACCATCGACAATACCGGCGAAATCTCGGGGCAGCCGTCGCGAGCGGGCCTTTACACATTCAGCGTGGTTGTTACCGATACCTACGGTTTCAGGACCGTACAGGCCTTTACCCTACGCGTCGCCAGCGTTCCGATACCCCTCGACATGCCTGCGGGTGTGCCTGTGGCCGTCGTCGACGAGCGCTATGTCGGCCTCGTCGTGCCCAGCAATGCCGTGGGCAGCGCCACCTATACGCTGGTCAATGGCACGCAGTTGCCCGCGGGTCTGACCCTTGGTGCGGGCGACGGCATCATTTCTGGCGCGCCGACAACGGTGGGCACGTTTTCGTTCGACATCCGTGCGGTCGATGAGGATGGCAATATTGGCGAAGCGAGCTACCAGCTTGTCGTCGAGGCCGCCGCCGTCCCTCAACCGGAAACAACCGATACCCAGGTAGCGATCACGGCCTCCAGCGCTGTAGTTGGCGAAACTGTTTCCGTTTCGATCTCAGTCACGTCCTCGAACGGTCCAGCCAATGGTGGGGTCGTTGCCCTGGTGGACCGGAATACGGGGACCACACTTGCCAGTGGTGCGTTGGCGGCAGATGGCACGCTCGCTCTCGATGTCACCTTTCCCACGGCGGGCACCGTGGATCTTGTGGCGCAATATGCCGGCACGTCGAGTTTCGCCGCCTCCAACAGTGCGGGCGATACCATCACGGTCGGTTCGGCCAGCACTTCGGTATCGATCTCTGGGACATCGGGGACGGTTCTCGCCAATGCGCCCATCCTTCTTGTGGCGCAGGTGTCTCGGCAGGCACCGTCGTCCGGCCCAGCGGGTCTTGGCGACATCGTATTCACCGTCGATGGCGCCGACAGGGAGCGGCGCGCCACCGTTTCGGGCAGCGCCAGCTATTCGTTCTCGCTGCCGCCCGGCACGTACCTGCTCGGTGCCCGGTACGAGCCGTCCGACACAAGGGATGCGGGCAGCGCCAGCACCCCCGTGCCGCTGCTGGTCACGTCAGGAACGATTACCACTCTTTCGGGGCCGACCAGCGACGTCGAACCGGGCGCTCCGGTGGTCTATACGGCCACCGTGACCCCGGATGTTTCCGGCGTGGCCATCGATGGCGAGGTGATCTTCACCGATAACGGCTCGGTGGTGGCCACGGTGCCAGTGAGCGGGAATACGGCGATTTTCTCGACCACCGCCGGACCGCTCGGCACCCATGAGATCGTCGCGACGTTCTCGTCGGACAGCCACTACGATGACAGTGCGTCTCCGGCTCTGTCCTATCTGGTCGTGCCGCCAACAGGAGCCCCGGCGACAGCAACCACGACCACGCTGACGAGCACGACAACGACGCCCCAGATCGGAGAGTCGGTGCAGTTGCACGTCGAGGTCAGGGGCACCGGCGCGCTCCCGACCGGCTCGGTAACATTGGTCAATATCACAACAGGGGTGACGCTGGGCACGGTGGAGCTGGACGCTGGCGGCAATGCTTCCATCGGGCTCGTTCTCACCGATCTCGGGACGACGACGATCCGGGCGCGCTATGAGGGCGATGCATCCAACCTCTCAAGCGAGCAGGACGTCACCCTTACCGTCGCCGCCCCCGGCACGCAGCTGACCCTGACGCCGTCGGCAAGTGCGGTGGTTCCAGGAGACAGGGTGACGCTGTCGGCGCAGGTGGAACGGGATAGCGGCGGCTTGGCCGATGCGGGCACGATCGCATTCCTCGCCGACGGCATTGCCTTCGCGCATGTTCCAACCAATGGCAACGCGGTGGTTGAAGCGACGAGCGATCCGCTCAGCGACCACACGGAGTTCGTCGCCGAATTTATCCCCGGGCCGGGCAGCGTCGATGCCCCGGCTGCGTCCAATGCCGTGACCGTCAACGCGGTCGTGGCGACGCCCTTGGTGGTGGTGTCGGCAGTCATTGCCAGCGACGGCAGTGCTTCGGGCACGGTTTCCGTGACCGCTCCGTCAGGCGTCGGCCAGGTGCCAGGGGGCGACGTTACCTTGCAGGCAACCGGCGTCGCCGACCAGGTGCTCACGCTCTCCGGCGGCACGGTCGCCTTCACCTACCCGGCCGGGACGTTTGGTAATTCGGCCGTCATCTTCACCGCCGACTATGGCGGCGACTTCAGTTTTGCCGCCGCAAGCGGCTCGACCACGGCTACGATCACGCCATCGGGCAACCTCTCGGTTCAGCTGAGCTCAAACACTGGCGCGATCTTCTCGGTCGGACAAGTGATAGTGGTCAGCGCGGACATCTCGGCCACTGCCGGCGCGGTAAACGGCATTGTCGTCACCTCGTCCGCCAGCTTCAACTGCCCGCGGACGGCGCTCCCGGCCGGACAGAGCATGACCTGTAGCGGGCAGTATCTTGTGACGGAAAGCGACCTGGCCGCCGGGCAATTGATCATCGGGGTCACGGTGTCCGCCGCCAATACGGCGTCGGTCAGCCAGCAGATCGTGCTCGGGCTGGAAGCCGACACTGTTTCGGAAACCTTCCGCAGCCTGGGCCAGACATTCGTGGCCGACCGCGCGCGCAGCCTCGGCACTGCACTGCCGCTCCCCAATATCTTTACCCGCCGTCTTGCCGGGACGCGTGCCGGGACGGTGCAGGCAAGCACGAGCGAAACCAGCCAACTCCTCGCCTTTTCGTCTAGTCTGGTCGAATGGCGCAATTGGGGCGCGGCCCAGGCTGCAGGCGATCTGGCGCTCGGCACAGCGGACGAGCCGCTGCCCGTCAATGTGTGGATCGACGCACAGATGGCGGTTCACGCATCTGCCAGCGGCGACGAAGCCTGGGGCCGTCTGGGCACGTTCGCGCTGGGCGCCGACTATCTCGTCACCGAGGACTTCTTCGCGGGCGTGATGGTGCAGGGCGACTGGGCTTCGCAGACCGGCAATGACGGTGACGTCAGCGGCTCGGGCTTCCTGATCGGCCCCTATGCCTCCATCGCTCTAAACGAGACATTGTCATTGGATGCCGCCGTGCTCTATGGCCGGTCGTCCAATACATCGACCGCGACCCTGTTCGGTCAGGCCTTCCGGGGAGACTTCGAAACCTCGCGTCTTTATGCAAAGGCGGCGCTTTCAGGTTATTTCGAGGTGGATCAGCTGACCCTGCGCCCCAATGCCACCTTCCTGCTGACATCCGAAACCACCGACGACTACGTCGTGACCAACGGTTCCGGCGCCTTGGTCAGCATTCCCGGCGGCGACCATCTGCAATACCAGCTCACCGTGGGCGGCACTGCCGAATATGAGGTCGCTCTGGAGGATGGCGCGACGCTGACGCCGATTGTCGGGCTCGATCTGGGCTTCAATGACACGGTGACGGACGGCCAGTCTCCGGATGGTTCGCTGCTGGGCCGTCTCACGACGGGCGTCCGGTACCGCACCGATGCCGGGTTCGAACTCGGCGTCGAATTCAGAACGGAAATCGATAGTGGCGGCTTCAGCTCGGCCGGCGCGCGCGCCACCATCCGCGGGCAGTTCTGA